The following are from one region of the Zonotrichia leucophrys gambelii isolate GWCS_2022_RI chromosome 1A, RI_Zleu_2.0, whole genome shotgun sequence genome:
- the KIAA0930 gene encoding uncharacterized protein KIAA0930 homolog isoform X2: MACARRDGEADGEPDRSLRHMLRAIAEERSRAGLRHDGLGGLGCFKDDRIVFWTWMFSTYFMEKWAPRQDDMLFYVRRKLSYVTGESTEGKKVEVEVYRRDSKKLPGLGDPDIDWEESVYLNLILQKLDYVVTCAVCTRSDGGDIHIHKKKSQQVFASPSKHPMDSKGEESKISYPNIFFMIDSFEEVFSDMTVGEGEMVCVELVASDKSNTFQGVIFQGSIRYEALKKVYDNRVSVAAKMAQRMSFGFYKYNNMEFVRMKGPQGKGHAEMAVSRVSTGDTSPYGTEEDSNPDSPVHERVTSFSTPPTPERNNRPSFFSPSLKRKVPRNRIAEMKKSHSANDSEEFFRDDDGADLHNATNLRSRSLSGTGRSLVGSWLKLNRTDENFLLYAHLTYITLPLHRILTDILEVRQKPILMT; the protein is encoded by the exons GGTGTTTCAAAGATGACCGTATTGTGTTCTGGACTTGGATGTTCTCAACCTATTTCATGGAGAAGTGGGCCCCCCGGCAGGATGACATGCTCTTCTACGTGCGTCGGAAACTGTCCTACGTCACTGGGGAGAGCACTGAGGGCAAAAAG GTTGAAGTTGAAGTTTATAGGAGAGATTCTAAGAAGCTTCCTGGCCTGGGAGACCCTGACATTGACTGGGAAGAGAGTGTCTACTTGAACCTCATCCTGCAGAAG CTGGATTATGTGGTGACCTGTGCTGTGTGCACACGCTCCGATGGAGGAGATATTCATATTCACAAAAAGAAATCTCAG CAAGTGTTTGCCTCTCCAAGCAAGCACCCGATGGACAGTAAAGGAGAGGAGTCAAAGATCAGCTACCCCAATATATTCTTCATGATTGACAGTTTTGAGGAG GTTTTCAGTGACATGACTGtgggagaaggagaaatggTCTGTGTGGAGCTGGTGGCCAGTGATAAAAGCAACACCTTCCAAGGGGTGATTTTCCAGGGGTCCATCCGCTATGAAGCACTCAAGAAGGTCTATGACAACAGG GTGAGTGTTGCAGCTAAGATGGCTCAGAGAATGTCTTTTGGCTTTTATAAATACAACAACATGGAGTTTGTCCGAATGAAAGGACCGCAGGGAAAAGGACATGCAGAGATGGCAGTGAGCAGAGTTTCCACTGGTGACACTTCACCATATGGGACTGAAGAAGATTCAAATCCAGACTCCCCAGTGCATGAGAGA GTTACTTCTTTCAGCACACCACCAACCCCCGAGAGAAACAACCGCCCCTCCTTCTTCTCCCCGTCCCTCAAGAGAAAAGTGCCCCGAAATCGAATTGCTGAGATGAAAAAGTCCCATTCAGCAAATGACAGTGAGGAGTTCTTCAGAGATGATGATGGTGCAG ATCTGCACAACGCGACCAATCTGCGCTCACGCTCCCTGTCGGGAACAGGACGCTCGCTGGTGGGCTCGTGGCTCAAGCTGAACAGAACTGATGAAAACTTTCTACTCTATGCACACTTAACATACATCACTTTGCCATTGCATCGAATTTTAACAG ATATCCTGGAAGTGCGGCAGAAACCAATCCTGATGACATAG
- the KIAA0930 gene encoding uncharacterized protein KIAA0930 homolog isoform X3 yields MFSTYFMEKWAPRQDDMLFYVRRKLSYVTGESTEGKKQVEVEVYRRDSKKLPGLGDPDIDWEESVYLNLILQKLDYVVTCAVCTRSDGGDIHIHKKKSQQVFASPSKHPMDSKGEESKISYPNIFFMIDSFEEVFSDMTVGEGEMVCVELVASDKSNTFQGVIFQGSIRYEALKKVYDNRVSVAAKMAQRMSFGFYKYNNMEFVRMKGPQGKGHAEMAVSRVSTGDTSPYGTEEDSNPDSPVHERVTSFSTPPTPERNNRPSFFSPSLKRKVPRNRIAEMKKSHSANDSEEFFRDDDGADLHNATNLRSRSLSGTGRSLVGSWLKLNRTDENFLLYAHLTYITLPLHRILTDILEVRQKPILMT; encoded by the exons ATGTTCTCAACCTATTTCATGGAGAAGTGGGCCCCCCGGCAGGATGACATGCTCTTCTACGTGCGTCGGAAACTGTCCTACGTCACTGGGGAGAGCACTGAGGGCAAAAAG CAGGTTGAAGTTGAAGTTTATAGGAGAGATTCTAAGAAGCTTCCTGGCCTGGGAGACCCTGACATTGACTGGGAAGAGAGTGTCTACTTGAACCTCATCCTGCAGAAG CTGGATTATGTGGTGACCTGTGCTGTGTGCACACGCTCCGATGGAGGAGATATTCATATTCACAAAAAGAAATCTCAG CAAGTGTTTGCCTCTCCAAGCAAGCACCCGATGGACAGTAAAGGAGAGGAGTCAAAGATCAGCTACCCCAATATATTCTTCATGATTGACAGTTTTGAGGAG GTTTTCAGTGACATGACTGtgggagaaggagaaatggTCTGTGTGGAGCTGGTGGCCAGTGATAAAAGCAACACCTTCCAAGGGGTGATTTTCCAGGGGTCCATCCGCTATGAAGCACTCAAGAAGGTCTATGACAACAGG GTGAGTGTTGCAGCTAAGATGGCTCAGAGAATGTCTTTTGGCTTTTATAAATACAACAACATGGAGTTTGTCCGAATGAAAGGACCGCAGGGAAAAGGACATGCAGAGATGGCAGTGAGCAGAGTTTCCACTGGTGACACTTCACCATATGGGACTGAAGAAGATTCAAATCCAGACTCCCCAGTGCATGAGAGA GTTACTTCTTTCAGCACACCACCAACCCCCGAGAGAAACAACCGCCCCTCCTTCTTCTCCCCGTCCCTCAAGAGAAAAGTGCCCCGAAATCGAATTGCTGAGATGAAAAAGTCCCATTCAGCAAATGACAGTGAGGAGTTCTTCAGAGATGATGATGGTGCAG ATCTGCACAACGCGACCAATCTGCGCTCACGCTCCCTGTCGGGAACAGGACGCTCGCTGGTGGGCTCGTGGCTCAAGCTGAACAGAACTGATGAAAACTTTCTACTCTATGCACACTTAACATACATCACTTTGCCATTGCATCGAATTTTAACAG ATATCCTGGAAGTGCGGCAGAAACCAATCCTGATGACATAG
- the KIAA0930 gene encoding uncharacterized protein KIAA0930 homolog isoform X1, giving the protein MACARRDGEADGEPDRSLRHMLRAIAEERSRAGLRHDGLGGLGCFKDDRIVFWTWMFSTYFMEKWAPRQDDMLFYVRRKLSYVTGESTEGKKQVEVEVYRRDSKKLPGLGDPDIDWEESVYLNLILQKLDYVVTCAVCTRSDGGDIHIHKKKSQQVFASPSKHPMDSKGEESKISYPNIFFMIDSFEEVFSDMTVGEGEMVCVELVASDKSNTFQGVIFQGSIRYEALKKVYDNRVSVAAKMAQRMSFGFYKYNNMEFVRMKGPQGKGHAEMAVSRVSTGDTSPYGTEEDSNPDSPVHERVTSFSTPPTPERNNRPSFFSPSLKRKVPRNRIAEMKKSHSANDSEEFFRDDDGADLHNATNLRSRSLSGTGRSLVGSWLKLNRTDENFLLYAHLTYITLPLHRILTDILEVRQKPILMT; this is encoded by the exons GGTGTTTCAAAGATGACCGTATTGTGTTCTGGACTTGGATGTTCTCAACCTATTTCATGGAGAAGTGGGCCCCCCGGCAGGATGACATGCTCTTCTACGTGCGTCGGAAACTGTCCTACGTCACTGGGGAGAGCACTGAGGGCAAAAAG CAGGTTGAAGTTGAAGTTTATAGGAGAGATTCTAAGAAGCTTCCTGGCCTGGGAGACCCTGACATTGACTGGGAAGAGAGTGTCTACTTGAACCTCATCCTGCAGAAG CTGGATTATGTGGTGACCTGTGCTGTGTGCACACGCTCCGATGGAGGAGATATTCATATTCACAAAAAGAAATCTCAG CAAGTGTTTGCCTCTCCAAGCAAGCACCCGATGGACAGTAAAGGAGAGGAGTCAAAGATCAGCTACCCCAATATATTCTTCATGATTGACAGTTTTGAGGAG GTTTTCAGTGACATGACTGtgggagaaggagaaatggTCTGTGTGGAGCTGGTGGCCAGTGATAAAAGCAACACCTTCCAAGGGGTGATTTTCCAGGGGTCCATCCGCTATGAAGCACTCAAGAAGGTCTATGACAACAGG GTGAGTGTTGCAGCTAAGATGGCTCAGAGAATGTCTTTTGGCTTTTATAAATACAACAACATGGAGTTTGTCCGAATGAAAGGACCGCAGGGAAAAGGACATGCAGAGATGGCAGTGAGCAGAGTTTCCACTGGTGACACTTCACCATATGGGACTGAAGAAGATTCAAATCCAGACTCCCCAGTGCATGAGAGA GTTACTTCTTTCAGCACACCACCAACCCCCGAGAGAAACAACCGCCCCTCCTTCTTCTCCCCGTCCCTCAAGAGAAAAGTGCCCCGAAATCGAATTGCTGAGATGAAAAAGTCCCATTCAGCAAATGACAGTGAGGAGTTCTTCAGAGATGATGATGGTGCAG ATCTGCACAACGCGACCAATCTGCGCTCACGCTCCCTGTCGGGAACAGGACGCTCGCTGGTGGGCTCGTGGCTCAAGCTGAACAGAACTGATGAAAACTTTCTACTCTATGCACACTTAACATACATCACTTTGCCATTGCATCGAATTTTAACAG ATATCCTGGAAGTGCGGCAGAAACCAATCCTGATGACATAG